In a single window of the Rhinoderma darwinii isolate aRhiDar2 unplaced genomic scaffold, aRhiDar2.hap1 Scaffold_2246, whole genome shotgun sequence genome:
- the LOC142702030 gene encoding olfactory receptor 51A4-like, whose translation MTMLNSSHIPTTFHLVGLSGLENIYGWISVPFCFMFFVSISGNGLILHVIHRDYKLRQPMFRFLSMLAVTDILFSLSTSPSVLAIFLFHHHNIQCHVCLLQMFFIHSLSIIESSLLVAMAFDRFVAICHPLRYTTILTNSAVTKIALVSVFRGTIIHLPPVGSLQFLPYCKGNVLSHSYCLHQDVMKLACDGTNTFNIMYGLAVILCTVTVDMILISISYILIIKAVHDVTSKMEQYKLFNTCVSHLCAVCMFYGPMVALSVVHRFRIQVSPVFVNFMANAYLFIPPMLNPIIYSIKSRQIRESLRNIFYLRNIAW comes from the coding sequence ATGACCATGTTGAACAGCAGCCATATTCCCACCACTTTCCACCTCGTTGGCTTGTCAGGACTGGAGAACATCTACGGTTGGATCTCCGTTCCGTTCTGTTTCATGTTTTTTGTTTCCATTTCCGGGAACGGTCTCATACTTCACGTGATACATCGAGACTACAAGCTCCGTCAGCCAATGTTCCGCTTTCTCTCCATGCTGGCCGTCACTGACATCCTCTTCTCACTGTCCACAAGCCCATCAGTCCTCGCGATCTTCTTGTTCCACCACCATAACATTCAATGTCACGTGTGTCTCCTGCAGATGTTCTTCATCCACTCATTGTCCATCATCGAGTCTTCACTCTTGGTGGCTATGGCCTTTGACCGTTTTGTCGCGATCTGTCACCCTCTAAGGTACACAACCATCCTGACCAACTCAGCGGTGACCAAGATCGCCTTGGTTTCGGTCTTCCGAGGGACAATAATTCACTTGCCACCAGTCGGCAGTCTCCAGTTCCTGCCATATTGTAAAGGGAACGTCTTGTCTCACTCATACTGCCTGCACCAGGACGTCATGAAGTTGGCTTGTGATGGCACCAATACCTTCAACATCATGTATGGCCTCGCCGTCATTCTCTGCACTGTGACTGTAGACATGATCCTTATTTCTATTTCTTACATCTTGATCATCAAAGCCGTCCATGACGTCACCTCAAAAATGGAGCAATATAAGTTATTTAACACGTGTGTGTCCCATCTCTGTGCGGTCTGCATGTTCTATGGTCCCATGGTGGCCTTATCCGTAGTGCACAGGTTCAGGATACAAGTTTCTCCAGTTTTTGTAAACTTCATGGCCAACGCTTATCTGTTTATTCCACCAATGCTCAATCCGATCATCTACAGCATCAAGAGTCGCCAGATACGGGAGAGTCTCCGAAACATCTTCTACCTGAGGAACATCGCCTGGTGA